From a single Nostoc edaphicum CCNP1411 genomic region:
- a CDS encoding TIGR04168 family protein, with translation MTSQKTQSITLKIAVIGDVHDQWEVEDGIALKHLGVDLALFVGDFGNESVEVVRAIASLDIPKAAVMGNHDAWYTATEWGRKKAPYDRSKEDWVQEQLDLLGPSHVGYGKLDFPAWNLTVVGGRPFTWGGPEWKFAEICQERYGVTSLEESADRIVKAIKSAAYETIIFLGHNGPSGLGDRPEDPCGKDWHPIGGDFGDPDFGEAISHALTAGKTIPLVTFGHMHRDLRHTKKVQRKPIFRSPEGTIYLNAASVPRIVENDSEKLRNFSIVTLEAGVVSQVSLVWVGNDFQVAQEEILYERSRIVS, from the coding sequence ATGACCAGTCAGAAAACTCAATCGATAACCCTCAAAATTGCTGTAATTGGAGATGTTCACGACCAATGGGAAGTGGAAGATGGTATTGCACTCAAGCATCTGGGTGTTGACTTAGCGCTGTTTGTCGGGGATTTTGGCAACGAGTCGGTGGAAGTGGTCAGAGCGATCGCATCTCTCGATATTCCCAAAGCAGCCGTAATGGGCAACCACGATGCCTGGTATACCGCCACCGAATGGGGACGCAAAAAGGCTCCTTATGACCGCTCTAAGGAAGACTGGGTACAGGAACAACTCGATTTATTAGGCCCGTCCCATGTTGGTTACGGTAAGCTAGATTTTCCCGCTTGGAATTTAACTGTAGTGGGGGGTCGTCCCTTTACCTGGGGTGGCCCAGAGTGGAAATTCGCGGAAATCTGTCAAGAACGTTACGGTGTGACGAGTTTGGAAGAATCCGCCGATCGCATTGTGAAAGCGATCAAAAGCGCCGCTTACGAGACGATTATATTTTTGGGTCACAATGGGCCTAGTGGGTTAGGCGATCGCCCCGAAGACCCTTGCGGCAAAGACTGGCACCCAATTGGCGGCGACTTTGGCGATCCAGACTTTGGCGAGGCGATTTCTCATGCCTTGACTGCTGGTAAAACCATTCCTCTGGTGACATTTGGTCACATGCACCGAGATTTACGCCATACCAAGAAGGTGCAGCGCAAGCCCATCTTTAGAAGTCCAGAGGGGACAATTTACTTAAATGCGGCTAGTGTCCCCAGGATTGTGGAAAATGACAGCGAGAAGTTGCGTAATTTTTCCATTGTCACTCTAGAGGCGGGTGTGGTTTCGCAAGTTTCCTTAGTTTGGGTGGGGAATGACTTTCAGGTGGCACAGGAGGAAATTTTGTACGAGCGATCGCGTATTGTGTCGTAG
- the nadA gene encoding quinolinate synthase NadA, translated as MFTTALAQQEKTQPGELPLDLFAAIESLKKELNAVILAHYYQEPDIQDIADFIGDSLQLARAAEKTNADVIVFAGVHFMAETAKILNPDKLVLLPDLNAGCSLADSCPPEAFAAFKAAHPDHLVVSYINCSADIKAMSDIICTSSNAVKIVQQIPKEQPIIFAPDRNLGRYVMEQTGRDLVLWQGSCVVHETFSEKKIVQLKIAHPEAEAIAHPECESSVLRHASFIGSTAALLKYCQNSPTKEFIVATEPGIIHQMQKLAPEKHFIPAPPINNCACNECPFMRLNTLEKLYWAMKNRTPEITMSEDIRLAALRPMQRMLEMSV; from the coding sequence GTGTTTACTACTGCACTAGCTCAACAAGAAAAAACCCAACCGGGTGAACTACCACTAGATTTATTTGCCGCCATTGAGAGTCTCAAAAAAGAACTCAACGCAGTTATCCTGGCGCATTATTATCAAGAGCCAGATATTCAGGATATTGCCGACTTTATTGGGGATTCATTACAACTAGCAAGAGCCGCCGAAAAAACCAATGCGGATGTGATCGTCTTTGCTGGTGTTCACTTCATGGCAGAAACAGCAAAGATACTTAATCCCGATAAATTAGTACTTTTACCAGATTTGAATGCTGGTTGTTCTTTAGCAGACAGTTGTCCACCAGAGGCGTTTGCAGCTTTTAAAGCAGCGCATCCAGATCATTTGGTGGTGTCTTACATCAACTGTTCTGCTGATATCAAGGCGATGAGCGACATTATTTGTACTAGCTCCAACGCTGTGAAAATTGTGCAGCAGATACCGAAAGAACAGCCGATTATTTTTGCCCCAGATCGGAATTTGGGGCGGTATGTGATGGAACAAACTGGACGAGATTTGGTGCTATGGCAAGGTAGCTGTGTTGTCCATGAAACCTTCTCGGAAAAGAAAATTGTCCAGTTAAAAATTGCCCACCCTGAAGCAGAAGCGATCGCACACCCAGAATGTGAAAGTAGTGTATTGCGCCACGCCAGCTTTATTGGCTCCACAGCTGCCTTACTCAAGTATTGTCAAAACAGCCCCACCAAGGAATTTATCGTTGCTACGGAGCCGGGAATAATTCACCAAATGCAAAAACTAGCTCCTGAAAAGCACTTCATCCCTGCACCGCCGATAAATAACTGTGCTTGTAACGAATGTCCGTTTATGCGGTTAAACACCCTAGAAAAGCTTTACTGGGCAATGAAAAATCGTACTCCTGAAATTACCATGTCAGAGGATATTCGGCTGGCTGCACTGCGACCAATGCAAAGAATGCTGGAAATGAGCGTGTAA
- a CDS encoding phospholipase D-like domain-containing protein, whose amino-acid sequence MKYLGWKYLGIYQLQRLEKLFPDLFELKLIGTHEKYLVCDNLFAFTGSHNILTSKGLYGDHEIGLRITESSIINELIDHFDECFSWENHKWI is encoded by the coding sequence ATGAAATATTTAGGTTGGAAATATTTGGGAATTTATCAATTACAACGATTGGAAAAACTTTTCCCGGATTTATTTGAATTAAAGTTAATTGGCACACATGAAAAATATTTAGTTTGTGATAACTTATTCGCGTTTACAGGAAGTCATAATATATTGACCTCAAAAGGTTTATATGGAGACCATGAGATAGGTTTACGTATTACAGAGTCTTCAATTATTAATGAGTTAATAGATCATTTTGATGAGTGCTTTTCTTGGGAGAATCATAAATGGATTTAA